The sequence AtaacaaaaaacaaatattttatttgtttttttttccttacaGACACAGAAGATGCTCTCGGCAAATGACGTTTAACGAACGTTTCGAAAGGCTGTttaggtaaaaatattttcgtatgTATCTCTAGCGTCGAAGTTTGTATGACTGCGGAACGAATGCGTGCACACTACGTCGCGAGGACGTATGCGCCtatgtctctctcttccgtctctcttttcactcttttatagaaaaaaataactaggatATAAAGATATCTTTTATACAAAAGAACAATGAGGAGTTATCTGTTTCGCCTGCTCGTCACCACGGTCCACTCCCCATCCCCATCCTCGTTATTATCCACGTCCATATCCTCGTCCGAGCTGCTCTCGTGTTGCACTGGCAAAGGACGGGTGGGTCGACTAGGTTGACTAGGTTGTTCGGAGACGAGCCAGGACTGCAGCGGTGGTAGCTTGTCAAGCTCGGCTTTCGCTGTGGGTTCGTTGCCCTCCATGCAATACTGATAGAACCTCAACAACTCTGCCGCTACTTGTACACTGCTCTCGTCCTCCATCTCGGTGTTAAACTCCTCCTCCATGTAATTCTCCAGCTCTTCTGCAATCTGACCGTTGGTCAGTCCATCTAAAGGaacagaataaaatatcactCAATATAATAGTATGTATATCACCATAGTCGCAGTATTTATGTAGTATTAAGTCAGACATAACAGAAGCAACGAACCattcatatataatacttCTGTCATATATGGGCAAAATTGTACTGCACTTTCTAGTGGGCCCATGTCGTGTTCCACTGCCAGCTGAAATGGATACACATGTATTGCAGACAGTTTATTTCAATTGTATTACATTGCCCATGTTCAATTTTGTAAGGCAAGAACTTCGttttgatttgtttaacaagaAATTAGAGGTTATGCAAAACTTACCCTTAATGCTGTCCAGTTGCTAAAGATACGTTGTGTGACCGACAGGAAAAATGGTTTGGTATGTTCCATTTTTTacaattgtttataatatagcATTGAAATTCAATTAAGTTGTAATTAAgttgtaatattgtaatatttacaaaactcgataaaaattaacacACATATTACACGTGCAATCTCACTCTTCACGCACTAAACAACGCATTAGACAACTATTGCAAATTGCATAGTGCACGACGCTACTGCATGCTACTGAACAATCATGATACACGAATATGTAGATGTGACGCGGATGGCCTGAGATTGGTAATTTGACTAGGGATTTTTCTAGTTGGTCTCCTCTTTATAAATATGGCGACATAACTCACTGTGCAGCATACCTTCATAATCGTTAACGATCTAGTTATTACAAAGTCTATGAATAAATTTGACATGGTAtcaaatgtatgtacatgaaTGTATTTGAATGCACTAAAAAACTGTGTAAATTTATGTTTGGcattttgacatttattttataaatgtgcGATGTCTAGAagattttctaaatataattagaatttaaataaattagaatttaaataataaaactaaattacattatattaaataaaataatagattaataGGTTAAGAaagttttttcttaatttaatgcTTCTATGACGCCTGGTTAAGAAAGATTAAGAAAAGGATTGCCGCAAATTTGGCGACGATAATTCGTAGTCGCTTCTTCATACATTTAAAGCATGCTTTTATGTCAAACTTGCACGAAACATGTCAGATGCTTTTGAGGAAATACAAGCGATCAAGATAAAGAGGAACAGTTACCGTGAGAAATTACAGAAGAGGAAACGTGAGAGGCATGAGTTGCTCACTTCTACACCAATTCCATCCACCTTAACGGCAGAGTCTGCATGCCCTggtaattgcattattattaatattcttgtCTGGTCCAGGGAAGAATTTACTCGCggctataatttatatatttcttacagATTCCAATGCGTCTTCACGTTCCGATCACAATGAATACGAGAGAGACGTGCTGTGCATCTTGCACGAGTCTTTACCTAGTCTACCGATAACATCTGCGGACCTGATTGATCAGCTACGTAAAAACCTCAATGCCGACGTATCTTCCACAGACATTCATAAGATTCTAGAAAAGCTTGCTGCGCAAGATATAGTTAAGTTAGTGAGCTTCCACTCTCCGTCACGCAATCATTTACTGTGCAATATAAGTTGAtgtaaaaatcgtgaatcATAATTATGACTTTAGGATCAAGGAAGTCACGGAGAATGGAGTATTTGGATACACAGTGCTGTCTGTCACGGAATCGCAATCGTCTTGTCAGTCGCAATCTGACGACACGGAGATCGCCGAGAGCATCGAGACGTCCGAGTTGAACGATCATGCGCCTTCGGAGAAACAAACGAAGGTGGACAAGAAGAATACCGAGGACATCATGTCTCTGATCTCGATGCCGACTAtcagagagaaggagagcaaGAAGGTCGGCGAGCAGATCCTGGACCTGCTGTCGAAACAGACTTCCAAGGAGAAATCCCTGGCGGAACGGTTCCGCTCTCAGGGGGGCGCCCAAGTCATGGAGTTTTGTCCGCACGGTACTAGAGTGGATTGCGTGAAACTGAACGGCGGCCCCGGATTCGCGGAGAAGTGCAAGAAACTGCATTTCAAGAAAATCATACAGAGTCACACGGACGAGTCTCTGGGGGACTGCAGTTTCCTCAATACGTGCTTCCACATGGACACCTGCAAGTAAGAATGCGGAGAAATCAAATCGCTATGGATATCTGAAAGATCTTtagatatttctatatatttctaaatcaGAAAAGATTTAGAgctatttttatcattcttatatcattttttatatagatatgtTCATTATGAAGTGGACGGTCCTACCGCCCAGCCGAAAGAGACCAACGACTCCGACAGTCCGAGCAATGCCGCACCTAACAAAGCGCTGAGTTTGGACAACAAGAACGGCAGCGGTAGCAGCAGTAACGTGGGAAGCGAGTTAACTTTATACCCGCCGCAGTGGATTCAGTGCGATTTGCGTTACCTCGATATGACTGTCCTCGGTAAATTCGCCGTGATCATGGCCGACCCACCTTGGGACATCCACATGGAACTACCGTATGGTACCATGTCGGACGATGAGATGAGGCAACTGGGGATCCCGGCGCTCCAGGATGAGGGACTTTTATTTCTCTGGGTGACTGGCAGAGCCATGGAGCTGGGAAGGGAATGCTTGCAGCTGTGGGGTTACGAAAGGGTCGACGAGATCATCTGGGTGAAGACGAATCAGCTGCAGAGGATAATACGCACCGGTAGGACGGGTCATTGGCTGAATCACGGCAAGGAGCACTGTCTGGTCGGTATGAAGGGCAATCCGCGCATCAATCGGGGGCTGGATAGCGACGTGATAGTCGCCGAGGTTCGCGCCACCAGTCATAAGCCCGACGAAATCTATGGCATCATCGAGCGCATGAGCCCTGGCACCAGGAAGATCGAACTGTTCGGTCGACCGCATAACGTGCAGCCGAACTGGATCACGTTAGGCAATCAGGTGGATGGTGTGCATCTCGTCGACCCGCAGCTCATCAAAGCGTTCAAGAAACGTTATCCCGATGGAAATTCGATGAAACCTACAAAACCGTGAAATTGTCTTGGAAAACTATGTAAAGAATAGTTCGAAATTCTcgagaaaattgaattaaaattactgaattttaattactgattaaaaaaaattaaaacaattactgAATGGAATCGTTTGACTCTTCCATTTGTAGATATTTCAACAACGCGTGACGTCCGTTGGTAATGCATTGGaatcaatttcatatttttcatgtttattgcaaaatgtgtgtataaaaattccatttcttatttaaatatatatatatatatatatatatgttagtACAAAAAAATGaacgtatataattataaatataaaagactGATCTCTCGTGAAATGTATTTTGAAATAGACctttgtatatacatatgtgtatatattacatCGTTCTTAAGTTGTGCTTTATCCCAGCAACGTGCGTATGCACACGCGTAAAAGTTGCCCTTCCTTTAATAAACTAAACGCCGAATAATATCTCTTACTTCTGGAATGTTACATCTCTAATCTCCAAGACATACAAATTGTTAATTCGTTATGACGCGTTGATCGCTTTGCAtcgatacaaaattataaagcaGACCCTCaaatatcgttaatatattagaatataaCGTTGCCGTGACGTTTCGGCTTTCACGGTTATTTTTACTTCACGATTTGCAGTTATCATCAAACTTTCCAACTGTAGATCACGCAAAGCGAGATAAATGAGGATACTTTTCGTTGTACTAGTGGGGGACGCGCGAATCTTtgtactaattaattaattacaagtaTTTCGCCATTTACGTATAATACAACAGGAGTGCGTCTCGTCGACAAGATTGTGAGCGAGTTCTCACTATACGTAGCTGATACTGTTACGCTTTTGCTTGAGCAGAGTCTTCCTTATGGAAAAGGAAAAGGGACTGTCGTTTATACTGCTCGTAGAGGTTCTCCTGGACATGGATGCCCTCGTGACGTAAGCATTCGACAGCTCCGCGTTGCTCGACAAGTTCTCCTTGTCATCGGCACTGAAGATTTTGTTCGAGATGCTCACTGTGGGACGCAGCTTGTTGAACGAGTCGATCCAGTGTCTCTTCTTGTGGTCGTCCTCCGTTACGAAAAAGTGTTCTCCGACTTTGAAACCACTTTCTGCGCCACCTTTATCCTCCACTTGCACGCATATCTGTTCTCGGGCGACAACGGGGGTAAACAGATTGTACTTCTTGCTAATGCGACGGGTGGGACGGGCTACGGCGAAGCAAGTGTCGAAGAGGAAGCAGTGATACTTCTGCAAAGAGATTTTGTCAATTATCAGaggaaatttatgtatttaaataattttttaatttatttagatttatttattaatttttatttatttagatttattactctttacttttttatttatttaatcttttactTTCGACGAGAGACCGGAATGAAACTTACTATCCCACGCATATCCTTCAGCTGGCCTTCCGTGATCAATTCTGTGGCGTTGGCGACGCACCCTTCAGGATCGTGCTCGAGCTTCACGTTTATTTTTGACTGCGCGAGCTTACACTCGGCATCACCCATTACGCGATCGATGTTCTTCAACAAATCGGACAGCACGTCGCTCGCCTCCTTCAGCGGCAAGTAGTCTGCATCAGTAGTGGGAGTGTGCTTTAGGATCTCCTTCACCAATAGAGGATACTTGACGATTCTTGAGCGTGGGACGTCCAGATAAGTCCACAGGTCAACCGAATGCGGCGACTCCAAGCGCTTCTTCAGAAATGACTGGAACTTCTTATTGCTGTATTTCTTCTCGTCCAGTAAGTGCCTTGCCCAAACCAACGTCCTGCATCTTTCCACATACGTTTTTTTCAATGTCGACAACTGCGGGAGTGACAAGATTAACACACATCACGCATGGATGAAAAGAGGCAGATATACAAGTAGAAATTACACAAACCCAGGCTAAAATTGTTGGGCCCACGGTCTTCGTGAAGCCGGATCTGTCGCGCAACTTGACCAATTCATCCGCCAAGCTACTGTGTATCTCGATGAGACTCGTGAGGTCGCCAAAGAGCGTGAACAACTCCTCAGACGTGAAGATTTCGGTGGACAACATAGGTTCGTAGTAAAAGTCCCTCGATATGTACAGATCATTCAGTAGTACATTCTCACCACAGTACAACTCGTAAATTGCCTCCTGCCTCCTGACCTGGCTCCGGCTCAGCACGCTGTTCAACCGCTCCTTGCCGTGTAGCTGTGCAATGTCCAACACCCAACTTCTGATCGCTAGATTGTTACAACTCTCAGTAACGTTCTTCAATCTGTGAAATTGACACGTCGTATACTTTGAACgaaccaaacttgtacgtagGCGAAGATGTACAAGTTTCGAATTACTTTTTGCCTAATGTTTCAGTATCCTCGTCCTCGATTATCGACAAATCCGACGCGTTCGGTTGGATACTAAAGGATCTGTGTAGAGTATTTCCTAGCTTACTCGCCACACTGGAGGAAGAGAATATGCTGCTGGCGACTTCCGTGATCCTGCggcgcttcttcttctttccagTGTCGGAGTCGATCGATATGTCCATCGAACTGACGCTCATCGCGTCGCTCTTGGGCCGTTTCCTCGATCTCTGTGACACGATGCAGTACAGGTGACGTTTAAACGTTATTCTTAGTGCGAAGAATTTTACCATCGCACATTACGCAAGAAATCGGACGGCAGCGATAGAAATCAGAATGAGCGTTGCGGTGTACGTGATATCGGGTAGAATGATCGGAAAATTCAGACAAAAACGTTCGCTTTCACTGACTTAATGACACTGATATTCAAACGTCGGTTACGACACTGGACGGTCGTGAGAGGTCATCTCGCGAAACATCGAAAATCAAGTCGGGACTCACCAGCCAGAACCTCTTGCGCGGTTCCTGAAACGTGTCCTTGATCGTCGTGTTGCAATCATCATCCATTGTTCCCTCGAACTGTCAAAAAGTCTTTATCTCGCGATCAAGCCGTCCCAACGGGCCGCACGCGCTGCATTTGATTACACCGGCTTGCAAGCGGTTGTCACGCACGATGCGACATCTCCGGTGCATTGCGATGAATTAAATCTGGCATCACCATCGAATTGTTTCGACTTCCGTTTGAAATTTCGCGTTTCGTGCGACGCGAGTAGTGAAAATGGTGAAAGTAACTAGATTCGCTAAATGGCGACCAATGAGGGCGCAGAGTGTTTAGTGAATTTAGTTGGTTTTGTATTCTCCTGGGAACCAGATACTCGTGAggagaaatttaaaataaccATCGTGTCCATTCACTTCGCGCATGGTTATTGCGATCTTCCGTACTTTATATTCGATTGCAATGAGTTAGAGGGAAGGAATCTTCATTTTTCGAATAATTGATACGTTTTGTACATACGACCGGAGAAAAATAATGACACTGTCGAGTGTAATGTTTCCCGTAATCTTCGTGTGTTTCGTCGTTTGGATGCTGATTCGGTAAGAAACAATTTTGTACTCTTTCAATCGGTATTTACGTAATCGTGAGATAGTGAAGaagaatttatatgtatatttacttgcaaaataaaatatagataaaatcGTCGCTACTTGTAATAGGAATAATAAGTGTTGATCACATTTTAGAAGGTTAAGATAACTTCGATACCAACCGCACGTAACCGTCAGAAAGCTAGTCGACCAATGATAGTCGCGGAAAAATAGTTACTTAAATCGCAAGGACTCAACGCGATTGTTGCTTAAGCTCTATGGCTTACGTATTCTATGGTCAGAGCTTTATGAAATGTGTTGAAAtgttgatattaaattattagagatactttaaaaaaagaacaatttaaTGTAAAGATAAATTAAGTATAGTATTGGAAAAATTGTTGTTTATTCACATAGACAAGTGTTATTAATGATTTGATGAACTTTTGTTTAGTAGCGTTGAGCACATTTTAACCAACAAAGTATCTgcttatgttatttattacgtcTTGTACATCAATGAACAATCTGTGTAATATCAAGAAATTGCggtattacataaatattgctcccgttaaatacatataaacgtATGATTATTGAATTCAAGCGTTTTTAAGTGCTACAGATAATTAGAggttagaaatattaaaatataaaatcttaatttattaGGGAATAACTTTATTACCGTAAGCGTTTAATGGTCgttagaagaaaataatacacagtgaagaaaaatatttctctgaaAGAATGGACAGCGTACCAAGTAATACAAAAcggaaaaagaagaggagCAAAACGGAACAGTTTGTTCCGAGCACCGAACGCAAGGCATCCGGCTGCAACTGGGAGATGTACAAGAATCTATTTTCCGAATCAAAGCCAAACAAACAGCAAACAGAAAAGAATACTCCACAGCACAGGCATCCGAAACCCAAAAGAATATATACCACTCCGTTGCATAGAGTAAGCATTTAGGATTATCGTTAtcctgtataatttttatttgtccaATAAATTATGTTGCCTGACCTACCTCCGATCGCAGGATCCGGTAGAGGAGAAAAGCAGCCATGACGTTGTCAAGAACAAGGAGAACAAGACTCTCACCAAGCAGATTGCCATGGACTGCGAAATGGTTGGAATCGGCGATGGCGTGGAGAGCATGGTGGCTCGAGTGTCGATAGTCAATAAGCACGGTGACTGCATATACGACAAGTACGTCAAGCCGCGGGAGAACGTCGTGGACTATAGGACGGCGGTGAGCGGCATCCGGCCGGAGCAGCTGAAGACCGGAGAGGACTTCAGCGTTGTACAGGTGGAAGTCGCGGAGATCTTGAAGGGCCGCATCCTGGTGGGACACGCCCTCAAGCACGACCTCACCGTGCTGTACTTGTCGCACCCGCGAAGATACTGGCGAGATACCTCGAGGTACAAGCCCTTCCGTCAAATATCAAAGGGCAACACGCCCAGTCTGAAGAGACTCGCGCAGGAATTGTTGGGTAGGGAGATACAGGTGGGCGAGCACAGTTCCGTCGAGGACGCGAGGACGGCGATGCAGTTGTACATGTTGTACAGAAATAAATGGGAATCGTAGAGACGAGAGGAGGATGTTGGCCAGGCATATTCGTATGCTACTGTGTTCATAGAAACGACGTTCGTTGTACACAAAGTCTCACCGGATCCCGTCAAATCTTTGAAGTTACATGATGAAAATtcctttatttaaatttgtttggTAGATCTTTACGTTACTTGCGCGACCaattaaactatatttttgaattagcTATAGACATATGATCTCTGatcaattgtaataataaattgcattttaagGAATAAAATCgcggaaagaattatattttatatttcgctTGTATTTTACTCTGCGAGCATTTTTTTCGAAGAAAGTAGGCACTCCTTTCGAAATGCACCTAACGCTCCTGCTTCGTTATTTCCTTTTTCCAGATGTTCTGGTTTCGTGAATATCGAATTTCGTTAAAAACTGGTTCACGACGAGAGGATTCAGGGATAGTGAGACAGACGTGTGAGAGAAGCCGAAGGTCGAGCTTGTCGTATGTGGTAAACATGCGAGATACATGATGGCCTTATCGGTATCAACCTTGTATTTCTCCTTTCTTAATGATCACCCAATTGCTCCGTACGACCATTTCATTTTCCTCTTCAGCTGTGTCACATGCATATCGTGCGTTCCACTGACTCTGTTGTTGCGGTGCTCTCTTATTCGTAAGTGTACCTTATCAAAGCGTTATCTTGTATTGTGAATCGAACTATTACATGCGTCTGTCGTTTTATCAAATCTAATCACGTGCGttctacatacatacatatatcttgCGTGTACGTTACGTCCGCACAAGTTATCACGTCTTCTAATTCGATTAATCGGTCCGAATCAGTACTGGAAAATTTTAAGCGTGATAAAGTTGAATTGTAACACGCGATAAACGtgctttaataataatatgtatgacAAAAGTATCGCGTGAAAGAAACGACTACTCGGCTTTCGATCGTATACCTTTCACAAGTCTAGCCGGTTTACGCAAAGTCGTAAATAATCCAAACCGCTATAACTGGTCTGCGATATTTCGACAGGAAAGTTGCATAAACCGATTATTGAGCTCATACTTGGTACGTAGTGATAAACAGCGTCATGGAAGAgattaatgatttatatattaaacatgAGCGCAATTATATAGAATGATTCGTCCAACTTTTGTGTGATAAATTgacgattatattttaaatagcgTAAATGAGAAATAACAACTTTTTACAAAGAGATAATCTTGTTTGTTATTCGCAGTCATCGTGGAggatattttttctttgataaaaatgagaaaaatgattaattttaggTATATTCGTGATTAATTGAATTTCTATCAAAAGAAAAAGTTGCATTGATGAAATAAAAGTAAGGGCGATACGTTGCACGTGACGTAAAATGAGAATTACGATTAAACAGCTGTAAATAGACCGACGACAACTTTCGCTGAAGGTGCTAATGAGGATTTCTTCTTGTGTTCTTCTGCGAAGCTTGAACCACCACTATCTCGCGTGATCATGAAAATCGCTGTGATCGGCGCTGGAGCCGCGGGACTCGCTGCACTCCGGCACTGCGTTTCCGGTGCTTACGATGATCAAGTGGTGTGCTACGAAAAAACAGACCAAATCGGCGGCACTTGGGTCTACCGTGAGGAAACTGGTTCTGATAGATACGGTTTGCAGATTCACACTAGCATGTATAAAAGCTTGAGGTATGATACGCGCGCATTCCGCGGCAAATAA comes from Ooceraea biroi isolate clonal line C1 chromosome 8, Obir_v5.4, whole genome shotgun sequence and encodes:
- the LOC105280774 gene encoding rho guanine nucleotide exchange factor 3, with the translated sequence MDDDCNTTIKDTFQEPRKRFWLRSRKRPKSDAMSVSSMDISIDSDTGKKKKRRRITEVASSIFSSSSVASKLGNTLHRSFSIQPNASDLSIIEDEDTETLGKKLKNVTESCNNLAIRSWVLDIAQLHGKERLNSVLSRSQVRRQEAIYELYCGENVLLNDLYISRDFYYEPMLSTEIFTSEELFTLFGDLTSLIEIHSSLADELVKLRDRSGFTKTVGPTILAWLSTLKKTYVERCRTLVWARHLLDEKKYSNKKFQSFLKKRLESPHSVDLWTYLDVPRSRIVKYPLLVKEILKHTPTTDADYLPLKEASDVLSDLLKNIDRVMGDAECKLAQSKINVKLEHDPEGCVANATELITEGQLKDMRGIKYHCFLFDTCFAVARPTRRISKKYNLFTPVVAREQICVQVEDKGGAESGFKVGEHFFVTEDDHKKRHWIDSFNKLRPTVSISNKIFSADDKENLSSNAELSNAYVTRASMSRRTSTSSINDSPFSFSIRKTLLKQKRNSISYV
- the LOC105280773 gene encoding N6-adenosine-methyltransferase catalytic subunit, whose amino-acid sequence is MSDAFEEIQAIKIKRNSYREKLQKRKRERHELLTSTPIPSTLTAESACPDSNASSRSDHNEYERDVLCILHESLPSLPITSADLIDQLRKNLNADVSSTDIHKILEKLAAQDIVKIKEVTENGVFGYTVLSVTESQSSCQSQSDDTEIAESIETSELNDHAPSEKQTKVDKKNTEDIMSLISMPTIREKESKKVGEQILDLLSKQTSKEKSLAERFRSQGGAQVMEFCPHGTRVDCVKLNGGPGFAEKCKKLHFKKIIQSHTDESLGDCSFLNTCFHMDTCKYVHYEVDGPTAQPKETNDSDSPSNAAPNKALSLDNKNGSGSSSNVGSELTLYPPQWIQCDLRYLDMTVLGKFAVIMADPPWDIHMELPYGTMSDDEMRQLGIPALQDEGLLFLWVTGRAMELGRECLQLWGYERVDEIIWVKTNQLQRIIRTGRTGHWLNHGKEHCLVGMKGNPRINRGLDSDVIVAEVRATSHKPDEIYGIIERMSPGTRKIELFGRPHNVQPNWITLGNQVDGVHLVDPQLIKAFKKRYPDGNSMKPTKP
- the LOC105280768 gene encoding uncharacterized protein LOC105280768, coding for MEHTKPFFLSVTQRIFSNWTALRLAVEHDMGPLESAVQFCPYMTEVLYMNDGLTNGQIAEELENYMEEEFNTEMEDESSVQVAAELLRFYQYCMEGNEPTAKAELDKLPPLQSWLVSEQPSQPSRPTRPLPVQHESSSDEDMDVDNNEDGDGEWTVVTSRRNR
- the LOC105280775 gene encoding RNA exonuclease 4, translating into MLIRMDSVPSNTKRKKKRSKTEQFVPSTERKASGCNWEMYKNLFSESKPNKQQTEKNTPQHRHPKPKRIYTTPLHRDPVEEKSSHDVVKNKENKTLTKQIAMDCEMVGIGDGVESMVARVSIVNKHGDCIYDKYVKPRENVVDYRTAVSGIRPEQLKTGEDFSVVQVEVAEILKGRILVGHALKHDLTVLYLSHPRRYWRDTSRYKPFRQISKGNTPSLKRLAQELLGREIQVGEHSSVEDARTAMQLYMLYRNKWES